The following proteins come from a genomic window of Mycobacterium sp. DL:
- a CDS encoding biotin--[acetyl-CoA-carboxylase] ligase, which produces MDRSPLDADVLRGVLRATDFRLYDVVEETGSTNADLIARAAAGEPIAGAVLLAEHQTAGRGRHGRSWSAPPRSQISMSVAVHATGVPPQAWGWLPLLTGLAVAQTVRELDVDAGLKWPNDVLVGGAKLAGILAEVSGAVIVVGLGLNVSLTADELPDPNAVSLSMLGHDDVDRTALAVLVLGAMSERVAQWRDGDSAALAADYRAMSTTIGTRVRAILPGDAEIVGIATGIDDSGRLLIDDAGTEVTVAAGDITHLRPASD; this is translated from the coding sequence GTGGATCGCTCCCCTCTCGACGCCGACGTCCTGCGCGGGGTTCTGCGCGCCACCGACTTCCGCCTCTACGACGTGGTCGAGGAGACCGGGTCGACGAACGCCGACCTGATCGCGCGGGCGGCCGCCGGTGAGCCGATCGCGGGGGCGGTGCTGCTGGCCGAACATCAGACTGCAGGCAGGGGGCGGCATGGACGCAGCTGGTCAGCGCCGCCGCGTTCGCAGATCTCTATGTCGGTCGCCGTGCACGCCACCGGCGTGCCGCCGCAAGCGTGGGGTTGGCTACCGCTGCTGACCGGTCTGGCTGTTGCGCAGACGGTCCGGGAACTCGACGTCGACGCGGGCCTCAAGTGGCCCAACGACGTTCTGGTCGGCGGCGCCAAGTTGGCCGGGATCCTGGCCGAGGTGTCAGGTGCGGTGATCGTCGTCGGACTCGGACTGAATGTCAGCCTGACCGCCGACGAACTGCCGGACCCGAATGCGGTGTCGCTGAGCATGCTCGGTCACGACGACGTCGACCGCACCGCGTTGGCGGTCTTGGTGCTGGGTGCCATGAGCGAGCGGGTGGCGCAATGGCGCGATGGCGACAGCGCCGCGCTGGCCGCCGACTACCGCGCGATGAGCACCACGATCGGCACGCGGGTGCGGGCGATCCTGCCCGGTGATGCCGAAATCGTCGGCATCGCAACAGGTATCGACGACAGCGGTCGGCTGCTGATCGATGACGCGGGGACCGAGGTGACGGTGGCGGCGGGCGACATCACGCACCTGCGGCCCGCGTCGGACTGA
- a CDS encoding Fic family protein, with amino-acid sequence MIEYLDLEDLLDIARVAVGEDVDVADYGLLESALARPRASVFGEDAYPDLHLKAAALMHSLARNHALVDGNEPLAWTACRTFLAVNGEWISAPEDDRFDFVIRVATGAASDLADIAEVLLSWSYQEG; translated from the coding sequence GTGATCGAGTACCTGGACCTCGAGGACCTGCTCGACATCGCGCGCGTAGCCGTCGGTGAGGACGTCGACGTCGCGGACTATGGCCTGCTGGAATCGGCTCTGGCGCGGCCCCGGGCATCGGTGTTCGGAGAGGACGCCTACCCGGATCTGCACCTCAAGGCCGCGGCGCTGATGCACTCTCTGGCGCGAAATCACGCGTTGGTCGACGGAAACGAGCCACTCGCGTGGACAGCGTGCAGAACGTTCCTGGCCGTCAACGGTGAATGGATCAGCGCGCCCGAGGACGACCGGTTCGATTTCGTGATTCGGGTTGCGACGGGGGCAGCGTCCGATTTGGCCGACATCGCTGAGGTTCTCCTCAGCTGGAGCTACCAGGAGGGCTGA
- a CDS encoding CopG family transcriptional regulator gives MGMTLRTSDEQTEALRRQAAAEGRSMQAVALSAIDEYISRREHKTRVTTAAQRVVREEAAVLERLKDA, from the coding sequence ATGGGTATGACTCTGCGTACCAGTGACGAGCAGACCGAGGCATTGCGCCGGCAGGCCGCGGCCGAAGGCCGTTCGATGCAAGCGGTCGCACTCTCGGCTATCGACGAGTACATCTCCCGGCGGGAACACAAAACCCGGGTGACCACCGCGGCGCAGCGCGTGGTGCGCGAAGAGGCAGCGGTTCTGGAGCGACTCAAAGACGCGTGA
- a CDS encoding TIGR03089 family protein, with translation MTTVSGAILDPLMATNPAGPRITYYDDATGERIELSTATLANWAAKTANLLRDEIGAGPGSRVAVLLPAHWQTAAVLFGIWWIGSEVVLGGSEAEFALCTVDRLDEADATGADEIAVLSLDPFGKSVPDLPLGVTDYATAVRVHGDQIVPERAAGAALDGRSVTEVLAAAQVSATSQGLTAADRIMSTAEWDTAEDVIDHLLAVYVVGASLVKVANPDPSLLDRRRQTEKLTRT, from the coding sequence GTGACGACTGTCAGCGGGGCCATCCTCGACCCACTCATGGCCACCAATCCCGCCGGCCCGCGGATCACCTACTACGACGACGCGACCGGCGAGCGCATCGAACTGTCCACCGCCACCCTGGCGAACTGGGCCGCCAAGACCGCGAACCTGCTGCGCGACGAGATTGGTGCCGGGCCGGGAAGTCGGGTCGCGGTGCTGCTGCCGGCGCACTGGCAGACCGCGGCGGTGCTGTTCGGGATCTGGTGGATCGGCAGTGAGGTCGTCCTGGGCGGATCGGAGGCGGAGTTCGCGCTGTGCACTGTCGACCGCCTCGATGAGGCCGACGCCACCGGTGCCGACGAGATCGCGGTCCTTTCGCTGGACCCCTTCGGCAAATCGGTGCCCGACCTGCCTCTGGGCGTCACCGACTACGCGACGGCGGTACGGGTTCACGGCGATCAGATCGTGCCGGAGCGCGCTGCCGGAGCGGCACTCGACGGCCGCTCGGTTACCGAGGTTCTTGCTGCGGCGCAGGTCTCTGCCACATCGCAGGGGTTGACCGCAGCGGACCGGATCATGTCGACCGCTGAGTGGGATACCGCCGAGGACGTCATCGATCATCTGCTGGCGGTGTATGTGGTTGGTGCCTCACTGGTGAAAGTGGCGAACCCGGATCCCTCTTTGCTGGACCGTCGGCGTCAAACAGAAAAATTGACGCGCACGTAG
- a CDS encoding LCP family protein: MPAAPLMRVISMTAALAIVLGTGLAWGKIRSFESGINHISPIALGEGGEDGAIDILLVGNDSRTDAHGNPLSEEELAILRAGDDVSTNTDTIILIRIPNNGRSATAISIPRDSYVEAPGIGKMKINGVYGSVHLEKMIELVEQQGVDPLVAEPEAKDAGREELIKTVANLTGVTVDHYAEIGLLGFALITDALGGVNVCLNAPVYEQLSGADFPAGWQKLDGAQALSFVRQRHDLPRGDLDRVVRQQAVMASLAHEVISSKTLSSPGTLGRLEAAVQRSVVLSDDWDIMEFVDQLQQLAAGNVAFATIPILEEAGWSDDGMQSVVRVDPGEVKDWVGGLLHDQEEGKTEELTYSPDKTTVEVVNDTDINGLAAAVAHVLTGKGFTPGKVGNNEGAKTTSSQILADKIDDLGAQAVAQELGGLPVVADPAVPPGSVRVVLADDYTGPGSGLDGTDVTLSAPLNTASGGEALPAPSPIITAGSNDPACVN; this comes from the coding sequence ATGCCTGCAGCCCCCCTGATGCGTGTCATTTCCATGACCGCGGCACTGGCGATCGTCCTGGGCACCGGGCTCGCGTGGGGCAAGATCCGGTCGTTCGAGTCCGGCATCAACCACATCAGCCCGATCGCTCTCGGTGAGGGCGGCGAGGACGGCGCGATCGACATCCTGCTGGTCGGCAACGACAGCCGCACCGACGCGCACGGCAATCCGCTGAGCGAGGAAGAGCTCGCGATCCTGCGGGCCGGCGACGACGTCTCCACCAACACCGACACCATCATCTTGATCCGCATCCCGAACAACGGGCGGTCGGCGACGGCGATCTCCATCCCCCGCGACTCCTATGTAGAGGCCCCCGGCATCGGGAAGATGAAGATCAACGGCGTCTACGGCTCGGTGCACCTGGAGAAGATGATCGAGCTCGTCGAGCAGCAGGGCGTGGATCCGCTGGTCGCCGAACCCGAAGCCAAGGACGCCGGCCGCGAGGAGCTGATCAAGACCGTCGCCAACCTCACCGGCGTCACCGTCGACCACTACGCCGAGATCGGCCTGCTCGGTTTCGCGTTGATCACCGATGCCCTCGGCGGGGTCAACGTCTGCCTCAACGCGCCTGTCTACGAACAACTCTCGGGTGCGGACTTCCCCGCCGGATGGCAGAAGCTCGACGGCGCGCAGGCGCTCAGCTTCGTCCGGCAGCGCCATGACCTGCCCCGCGGCGACCTCGACCGGGTGGTGCGCCAGCAGGCGGTGATGGCGTCGTTGGCGCACGAGGTGATCTCCAGCAAGACGTTGTCGAGCCCGGGAACGCTGGGCCGGCTCGAGGCCGCGGTGCAGCGGTCGGTGGTGCTGTCCGACGACTGGGACATCATGGAGTTCGTCGACCAGTTGCAGCAGCTCGCCGCAGGCAATGTCGCTTTCGCCACCATCCCCATCCTCGAGGAGGCGGGCTGGAGCGACGACGGCATGCAGAGCGTGGTGCGGGTGGATCCGGGCGAGGTCAAGGACTGGGTCGGCGGGCTGCTGCACGACCAGGAAGAGGGCAAGACCGAAGAGCTGACCTACAGCCCGGACAAGACCACCGTCGAGGTCGTCAACGACACCGACATCAACGGCTTGGCCGCAGCGGTCGCGCATGTCTTGACGGGCAAGGGGTTCACGCCCGGAAAGGTCGGCAACAACGAGGGCGCCAAGACGACGAGCAGCCAGATCCTCGCCGACAAGATCGACGACCTCGGAGCTCAGGCGGTCGCCCAGGAGCTCGGTGGTTTGCCGGTGGTCGCGGACCCCGCTGTGCCGCCTGGTTCGGTGCGGGTGGTGCTGGCCGACGACTACACCGGACCCGGCTCGGGACTGGACGGCACGGACGTCACGCTGTCGGCTCCGCTGAACACCGCATCGGGCGGCGAGGCACTTCCGGCACCGTCGCCGATCATCACCGCCGGGTCCAACGATCCTGCGTGCGTCAACTGA
- the rfbD gene encoding dTDP-4-dehydrorhamnose reductase, with protein sequence MSSRIVISGAGGLVGRVLAGQARQQGREVLALTSSEWDITDASAAERFISADDVVVNCAAFTKVDDAEGDPDRAYLVNVTGAENVAQACARAGASFIHLSTDYVFSGSFPDEPRPYDIDDETGPLSVYGRTKLEGEFAVLSAKPDAHIVRTAWIYEGGDGSDFAACIRRAAAGSGTVDVVADQIGSPTYVVDLVGALLQIADDTISEPVLHAANFGAASRFEQAQAIFSELGADVDRVRPVDSDRHPRPARRPSYSALSEVKSAAAGLTPLRPWREALAEAIAAAGPLPSTP encoded by the coding sequence GTGTCGTCTCGCATCGTGATCTCCGGAGCCGGTGGCCTGGTCGGCCGGGTGTTGGCAGGTCAGGCCCGTCAGCAGGGCCGTGAGGTGCTTGCGCTGACGTCGTCGGAGTGGGACATCACCGACGCCTCGGCGGCCGAGCGTTTCATCTCCGCCGACGACGTCGTCGTCAACTGCGCCGCCTTCACGAAGGTCGACGACGCCGAAGGCGACCCCGACCGCGCGTACCTGGTCAACGTCACCGGTGCCGAGAACGTCGCCCAGGCATGTGCGCGGGCCGGCGCGTCGTTCATCCACCTGTCCACCGACTACGTGTTCAGCGGGTCGTTTCCCGACGAGCCCCGGCCGTACGACATCGACGACGAGACCGGGCCGCTGTCGGTGTACGGCCGGACCAAGCTCGAAGGTGAGTTCGCGGTGCTGTCCGCCAAGCCCGACGCCCACATCGTGCGCACCGCGTGGATCTACGAAGGCGGCGACGGCTCCGACTTCGCCGCGTGCATCCGCAGGGCCGCTGCGGGTTCGGGAACGGTCGATGTGGTCGCCGACCAGATCGGCTCGCCCACCTACGTCGTCGACCTGGTGGGAGCCCTGCTGCAGATCGCCGACGACACGATCAGTGAACCCGTGCTGCACGCCGCCAACTTCGGCGCGGCGAGCAGATTCGAGCAGGCGCAGGCGATCTTCTCCGAATTGGGGGCCGACGTGGACCGCGTCCGGCCGGTCGACAGCGACCGTCATCCCCGGCCGGCACGACGCCCCTCGTATTCGGCGTTGTCGGAAGTCAAGTCCGCCGCGGCCGGTCTGACGCCGCTGCGGCCGTGGCGGGAGGCGCTGGCCGAGGCAATCGCAGCCGCCGGGCCGCTACCCTCTACGCCGTGA
- a CDS encoding glycosyltransferase family 2 protein, translating into MSDELFVVTVTYSPGPHLDRFLASLAHATDRPVTVVMADNGSTDGAPEEAVSRYPNVNLLRTGANVGYGSAVNRAFSTSVLASRPEFFIVANPDVQWGPRSIDLMLEAAERWPRAGALGPLIRDPDGSVYPSARHLPSIIRGGMHAVVGPVWPSNPWTAIYRQERTDPSERAVGWLSGSCLLLRTAAFTQVSGFDQRYFMYMEDVDLGDRLGRAGWQNVYVPSAEVLHDKGHSTGRDPARNLAAHHVSTYTFLADRYPKWWQAPLRWAFRGALGARSRLVVRSSRRKQAKGRG; encoded by the coding sequence GTGAGCGACGAACTCTTTGTCGTGACGGTGACGTACTCACCGGGCCCGCACCTCGATCGATTCCTCGCCTCGCTGGCCCACGCCACCGACCGCCCGGTGACCGTCGTGATGGCCGACAACGGCTCCACCGACGGCGCACCCGAAGAGGCCGTCTCCCGGTATCCGAACGTGAATCTGCTGCGTACCGGCGCGAACGTCGGCTACGGCAGCGCCGTCAACCGCGCCTTCTCCACGTCGGTATTGGCGTCACGCCCCGAATTTTTCATCGTGGCCAACCCCGACGTGCAATGGGGGCCACGCAGCATCGACCTGATGCTCGAAGCGGCCGAGCGGTGGCCGCGTGCCGGGGCGCTGGGACCGCTGATCCGGGATCCCGACGGCTCGGTGTACCCGTCGGCGCGGCACCTGCCCTCCATCATCCGGGGCGGAATGCATGCCGTGGTCGGGCCGGTGTGGCCGTCGAACCCGTGGACGGCGATCTACCGCCAGGAGCGCACCGACCCCAGCGAACGCGCCGTCGGGTGGCTGTCCGGATCGTGCCTGCTGCTGCGCACCGCGGCGTTCACCCAGGTGTCCGGGTTCGACCAGCGCTACTTCATGTACATGGAGGACGTCGACCTGGGAGACCGGCTGGGACGGGCAGGCTGGCAGAACGTCTACGTGCCCTCGGCGGAGGTGTTGCATGACAAGGGTCACTCCACCGGCCGAGACCCCGCCCGCAACCTCGCCGCCCACCACGTCAGCACTTACACTTTTCTGGCGGATCGCTACCCGAAGTGGTGGCAGGCGCCGTTACGGTGGGCATTTCGGGGAGCGTTGGGGGCGAGATCGCGTCTGGTCGTCCGGAGCTCGCGTCGCAAGCAGGCGAAAGGTCGGGGCTGA
- a CDS encoding NDP-sugar synthase encodes MVNPAEVDAVVLVGGMGTRLRPLTLSAPKPMLPTAGLPFLTHLLSRIADAGIEHVVLGTSYKAAVFESEFGDGSKLGLQIDYVVEDEPMGTGGGIANVASRLRHDTAVVFNGDVLSGCDLRALLDSHSARDADVTLHLVRVGDPRAFGCVPTDSDGVVTAFLEKTQDPPTDQINAGCYVFKGSVIERIPTGRALSVEREVFPGLLTDGLRVCGYVDSSYWRDMGTPEDFVRGSADLVRGIAPSPALKGQRGESLVHDGASVAPGALLIGGTVIGRGAEISGGARLDGAVIFDGVRVEAGAVIERSIIGFGARIGPRALIRDGVIGDGANIGARCELLRGARVWPGVVLPDGGLRFSTDV; translated from the coding sequence ATGGTCAATCCAGCAGAGGTTGATGCGGTCGTTCTGGTCGGAGGGATGGGCACCCGCCTGCGCCCACTCACCCTGTCGGCGCCCAAGCCGATGCTGCCGACGGCGGGGCTGCCGTTCCTGACGCATCTGCTGTCGCGGATCGCCGACGCCGGCATCGAGCACGTCGTCCTCGGCACGTCGTACAAGGCCGCGGTGTTCGAGTCAGAGTTCGGCGACGGCTCCAAGCTCGGACTGCAGATCGACTACGTCGTCGAAGACGAACCGATGGGCACCGGTGGCGGCATCGCCAACGTCGCGTCGAGGTTGCGGCACGACACCGCAGTCGTATTCAACGGCGACGTGCTCTCCGGCTGCGACCTCCGCGCGCTGCTCGATTCGCACTCGGCCCGCGACGCCGACGTCACACTCCATCTGGTGCGCGTCGGTGACCCGCGTGCATTCGGTTGTGTGCCAACAGATTCCGACGGCGTGGTGACCGCCTTCCTGGAGAAGACGCAGGACCCGCCGACCGACCAGATCAACGCGGGCTGTTATGTGTTCAAAGGCTCGGTGATCGAACGGATCCCGACGGGTCGTGCGCTGTCGGTGGAACGCGAGGTGTTCCCCGGCCTGCTGACCGACGGCCTGCGGGTCTGCGGCTATGTCGACTCCAGCTACTGGCGTGACATGGGCACGCCCGAGGACTTCGTCCGCGGCTCAGCCGATCTGGTGCGCGGCATCGCGCCGTCGCCGGCGCTGAAAGGCCAACGCGGTGAATCGCTGGTGCACGACGGGGCTTCCGTGGCACCCGGCGCGCTGCTGATCGGTGGCACCGTGATCGGTCGCGGCGCGGAGATCTCCGGCGGCGCAAGGCTCGACGGAGCGGTGATCTTCGACGGCGTGCGCGTGGAGGCCGGGGCGGTCATCGAGCGATCGATCATCGGCTTCGGCGCCCGGATCGGCCCGCGGGCGTTGATCCGCGACGGGGTGATCGGTGACGGTGCCAACATCGGGGCACGCTGCGAGTTGCTGCGTGGCGCGCGGGTGTGGCCGGGTGTGGTGCTGCCCGACGGCGGCCTGCGCTTCTCGACCGACGTCTAG
- a CDS encoding NUDIX domain-containing protein, producing MSLHSSAVDVLSDWRPADPAQDTLRHAVLAFLDTRPDACLRECAPGHITASALVLDHTGRHAVLTLHPRVGRWLQLGGHCEPDDESVVAAALREATEESGISGLTIDPYPAALHVHPLTCSLGVPTRHLDVQFVVHAPKGAEIAISDESLDLRWWPLDGLPAGSDFGLTQLAAAAAAAPASAAE from the coding sequence GTGAGCCTGCACTCCTCCGCGGTGGATGTGCTCAGCGATTGGCGCCCAGCCGATCCCGCGCAGGACACGCTGCGGCATGCGGTGCTGGCGTTCCTCGACACCCGCCCGGATGCGTGCCTGCGCGAGTGCGCACCGGGGCACATCACCGCCTCGGCTTTGGTGCTCGACCACACCGGCCGCCACGCGGTTCTCACCCTGCACCCGCGGGTGGGCCGCTGGCTGCAACTCGGCGGTCACTGCGAGCCCGACGACGAGAGCGTGGTCGCGGCGGCCCTGCGCGAGGCGACCGAGGAGTCCGGCATCTCAGGGCTGACGATCGACCCGTATCCGGCGGCGCTGCATGTGCATCCGCTGACCTGTTCGCTGGGGGTGCCGACCCGTCACCTCGATGTGCAGTTCGTCGTGCACGCTCCGAAGGGCGCCGAGATCGCGATCAGCGACGAGTCGCTGGACCTGAGGTGGTGGCCGCTGGACGGATTGCCCGCCGGAAGCGACTTCGGCCTCACGCAACTCGCCGCCGCCGCGGCCGCCGCCCCCGCCTCCGCCGCGGAATAG
- a CDS encoding coenzyme F420-0:L-glutamate ligase gives MSDHGTSAPVELLPVPGLPEFRPGDDLAAAIAGAAPWLRDDDVVVVTSKVLSKCEGRMVDAPSDPELRDTLRRRLIDNEAVRVLARKGRTLITENALGLVQAAAGVDGSNVDSNELALLPVDPDGSAAALVSALRERLGVTVGVVVTDTMGRAWRTGQTDVAIGAAGLSVLHGYAGEHDEHGNELIVTEIAVADEIAAAADLVKGKLTAVPVAVVRGLTLRDDGSNARTLVRAGEEDLFWLGTEEAITLGRSQAQLLRRSVRSFNSDPVDGHLIEAAVAEALTAPAPHHTRPVRFVWVQDHDDRVGLLDAMKDRWRADLLSDGRDPDAVERRVGRGQILYDAPELIIPFMVPDGAHSYPDAQRTAAEHTMFTVAVGAAVQALLVALAVRGVGSCWIGSTIFAPDLVRASLSLPDDWEPLGAIAIGYPLSPSGPRDPVQTDGLLVRK, from the coding sequence GTGAGCGATCACGGCACGTCGGCACCCGTGGAGTTGCTGCCCGTCCCCGGGCTGCCGGAGTTCCGGCCGGGCGACGATCTGGCCGCAGCCATCGCCGGGGCCGCACCGTGGTTGCGCGACGACGACGTCGTCGTGGTGACGTCGAAAGTCCTGTCCAAGTGCGAGGGCCGAATGGTCGACGCACCGTCGGATCCCGAGTTGAGAGATACGCTGCGGCGCAGGCTGATCGACAACGAGGCGGTGCGCGTGCTGGCACGCAAGGGCCGCACGCTGATCACCGAGAACGCCTTGGGCCTGGTGCAGGCTGCCGCGGGGGTGGACGGTTCGAACGTCGACTCCAATGAGCTCGCGCTGCTGCCGGTCGACCCCGACGGCAGTGCCGCGGCATTGGTCTCGGCGCTGCGGGAGCGGCTCGGCGTCACCGTCGGCGTTGTCGTCACCGACACGATGGGACGGGCGTGGCGCACCGGGCAGACCGACGTCGCGATCGGTGCGGCCGGGCTCAGCGTGCTGCACGGCTACGCGGGCGAGCACGACGAGCACGGCAATGAACTGATCGTCACCGAGATCGCGGTGGCCGACGAGATCGCCGCTGCCGCAGATCTGGTGAAGGGAAAGCTCACCGCGGTGCCGGTGGCGGTGGTGCGGGGTCTGACGCTGCGCGACGACGGATCCAATGCCCGGACGCTGGTGCGTGCCGGTGAAGAGGACCTGTTCTGGCTGGGCACCGAGGAGGCGATCACGCTGGGCCGCTCGCAGGCCCAACTGCTGCGACGCTCGGTGCGCAGCTTCAACTCCGATCCCGTCGACGGTCACCTGATCGAGGCGGCCGTCGCCGAGGCTCTGACCGCGCCCGCTCCGCACCACACCCGGCCGGTGCGGTTCGTCTGGGTGCAGGACCACGATGATCGCGTGGGCCTGCTCGACGCGATGAAGGATCGGTGGCGGGCAGACCTGCTCAGCGACGGGCGCGATCCCGACGCCGTCGAACGCCGGGTGGGCCGCGGCCAGATTCTCTACGACGCACCCGAACTGATCATTCCGTTCATGGTGCCCGACGGTGCGCACAGTTATCCCGATGCGCAGAGGACCGCCGCCGAGCACACCATGTTCACCGTTGCGGTGGGCGCCGCCGTGCAGGCGCTGCTGGTCGCGCTGGCCGTGCGCGGTGTGGGCAGCTGCTGGATCGGGTCGACGATCTTCGCCCCCGACCTGGTGCGTGCGTCCCTGTCGCTACCCGATGACTGGGAACCGTTGGGGGCCATCGCGATCGGGTATCCGCTGTCGCCATCCGGCCCACGCGACCCGGTGCAGACGGACGGGCTGCTGGTGCGGAAGTGA
- the cofD gene encoding 2-phospho-L-lactate transferase, producing MKVTVLVGGVGGARFLLGVQHLLGLGQFGTADTDDHEVTAVVNVGDDAWMFGVRICPDLDTCMYTLGGGIDPERGWGHKNETWHAKEELAAYGVQPDWFGLGDRDLATHLVRSQMLRAGYPLSAVTEALCKRWSPGARLLPASDDRSETHVVITDPDDGEKRAIHFQEWWVRHRAKVPTDSFAFVGADAATAAPGVTEAIEGADVVLIAPSNPVVSIGAILAIGGVRGALRTTSAPVIGYSPIIAGKPLRGMADECLSVIGVPSTSEGVGAHYGARSATGILDGWLISDGDHAEIDGVSVRSAPLLMTGPAATAEMVRAGMELGGVSP from the coding sequence GTGAAGGTCACGGTACTGGTCGGCGGCGTCGGCGGCGCGCGCTTCCTGTTGGGGGTGCAGCATCTGTTGGGGCTGGGCCAGTTCGGCACTGCCGATACTGATGATCATGAAGTGACGGCTGTGGTCAACGTCGGCGATGACGCCTGGATGTTCGGCGTGCGTATCTGTCCGGACCTCGACACCTGCATGTACACCCTCGGCGGCGGCATCGACCCGGAGCGCGGTTGGGGGCACAAGAATGAAACCTGGCACGCGAAGGAGGAACTCGCGGCCTATGGCGTCCAACCGGATTGGTTCGGTCTCGGGGACCGCGATCTGGCCACCCATCTGGTGCGCAGCCAGATGCTGCGGGCGGGCTATCCGTTGTCGGCGGTGACCGAGGCGCTGTGCAAACGCTGGTCCCCCGGCGCGCGACTGCTTCCGGCCAGTGACGACCGCAGCGAGACCCATGTGGTGATCACCGACCCGGACGACGGCGAGAAGCGGGCGATCCACTTCCAGGAGTGGTGGGTGCGGCATCGCGCCAAAGTGCCTACGGACAGTTTCGCGTTCGTGGGCGCCGACGCCGCGACGGCCGCCCCGGGTGTCACCGAGGCGATCGAAGGGGCCGACGTCGTGTTGATCGCGCCGTCGAACCCGGTGGTGAGCATCGGTGCGATCCTGGCGATCGGCGGCGTCCGGGGCGCGTTACGCACCACGTCGGCGCCGGTGATCGGCTACTCCCCCATCATCGCGGGAAAGCCGTTGCGTGGCATGGCCGACGAATGCCTGTCCGTGATCGGGGTGCCCAGCACCTCCGAGGGAGTGGGCGCACACTACGGCGCCCGGTCGGCGACCGGCATCCTCGACGGCTGGTTGATCAGCGACGGCGATCACGCCGAGATCGACGGTGTCTCGGTGCGTTCGGCGCCGCTGTTGATGACCGGACCTGCCGCGACCGCTGAAATGGTGCGAGCGGGAATGGAACTGGGCGGGGTGTCTCCGTGA
- a CDS encoding WhiB family transcriptional regulator, whose amino-acid sequence MPDQIEGDQETLEDQWQERALCAQTDPEAFFPEKGGSTREAKRICMGCEVRDECLDYALAHDERFGIWGGLSERERRRIKRGII is encoded by the coding sequence ATGCCCGATCAGATCGAGGGCGACCAGGAAACTCTGGAAGACCAATGGCAGGAGCGCGCGCTGTGCGCTCAGACCGACCCTGAGGCGTTCTTTCCCGAGAAGGGCGGTTCGACTCGCGAGGCCAAGCGGATCTGCATGGGCTGCGAAGTGCGTGACGAGTGCCTCGACTACGCGCTCGCCCACGACGAGCGCTTCGGCATCTGGGGCGGATTGTCCGAGCGGGAGCGCCGGCGCATCAAGCGCGGCATCATCTGA
- a CDS encoding metallopeptidase family protein: MRGPLLPPTVPGWRSRAERFDMAVLEAYEPIERRWHERVSTLDVAVDEIPRISPKDPESVQWPPEVVADGPIALARLIPAGVDVRGNSTRARIVLFRKPIERRAKDTIEMIELLHELLVAQVATYLGVEPSVIDPTLDED; this comes from the coding sequence ATGCGCGGCCCGCTGCTCCCACCGACCGTGCCGGGCTGGCGCAGCCGCGCGGAGCGTTTCGACATGGCGGTCCTGGAGGCCTACGAACCGATCGAGCGACGCTGGCACGAGCGGGTGTCGACGCTGGACGTCGCCGTCGACGAGATCCCCCGCATCTCGCCGAAGGACCCCGAGAGTGTGCAGTGGCCACCCGAGGTGGTCGCCGACGGCCCGATCGCGCTGGCGAGGCTCATCCCCGCGGGGGTCGACGTCCGCGGCAACTCCACGCGGGCACGAATTGTGTTGTTCCGCAAGCCGATCGAACGACGGGCTAAGGACACCATCGAGATGATCGAGCTGCTGCACGAACTGCTGGTGGCGCAGGTCGCCACCTATCTGGGCGTCGAACCGTCCGTGATCGACCCGACGCTGGACGAGGATTAG
- a CDS encoding DUF3499 domain-containing protein, with translation MNVPRRCCRPGCPHYAVATLTFVYSDSTAVVGPLATVSEPHSWDLCVLHAGRITAPRGWELVRHAGPLPSHPDDDDLVALADAVREGRDGATVGGSTAPRFTNGFTDPVTGAHGGALMAPPAHRPETNGRRRGHLRVLPDPTD, from the coding sequence GTGAATGTTCCCCGTCGCTGCTGCAGGCCTGGGTGCCCTCACTATGCGGTCGCGACGTTGACGTTCGTCTATTCCGACTCGACGGCCGTAGTGGGGCCGCTGGCCACCGTGTCCGAGCCGCACTCGTGGGATCTGTGTGTTCTGCATGCCGGCCGGATCACCGCGCCGCGCGGCTGGGAGCTCGTTCGCCACGCCGGCCCGCTGCCGTCGCATCCCGACGATGACGACCTCGTCGCGCTTGCCGACGCCGTGCGCGAGGGCCGGGACGGCGCCACGGTCGGAGGGTCGACCGCGCCCCGGTTCACCAACGGCTTCACCGATCCGGTGACCGGCGCCCACGGCGGGGCACTGATGGCGCCGCCGGCCCACCGACCCGAGACCAACGGTCGCCGCCGCGGGCATCTGCGGGTGCTGCCCGACCCCACCGACTGA